A stretch of the Arthrobacter sp. PAMC 25486 genome encodes the following:
- a CDS encoding GMC family oxidoreductase, with translation MSTVRQRNESAWLLPAGPGTNHGLREQMRHFADGDEVDIVIVGCGAGGSTLLQRLARAGWRAVAMDAGPFWDPERDWVSDEAGSHHLYWTEPRVIAGNDPVPLGSNNSGRGVGGSMVHYAGYVPRFHPSDFRTRTLDGVGADWPLQYQDLRHYYQDIEEELPVAGEHWPWGDPHGYPHSPHPVSGNGEIFQRGALACGITAKVGPVAITNGRFGNRPHCIYRGFCLQGCKVNAKASPLITHIPDALAHGAEVRPDSMVTRVDVDARTGLATGVHYMRGGVARFQRARMVAVAGYSIETPRLLLNSASPRFPDGLCNDFDQVGRYLMVQGAPQTAGRFDAEVRMWKGPPPEVSSEEFYETDPTKPYKRGFSIQTVSPLPITWAEHVMAQGHWGPALRNYMSDYVHWACLGALCEFLPQAGNRVTLANERDRHGLPVARFSYSQGENDRALMTAAQEKMELILTAAGADDVITINRYAHLVGGARMAGTQEDGVVDADCRSFAVANLLITDGSVLPTQGSANPALTIMAVAARAADRLLLNGGRRH, from the coding sequence ATGAGCACTGTGCGCCAGCGCAACGAATCGGCGTGGCTGCTCCCTGCCGGGCCGGGCACCAACCACGGCCTGCGTGAGCAGATGCGCCACTTCGCGGACGGGGACGAGGTCGATATCGTCATCGTCGGTTGCGGTGCCGGCGGGTCCACCCTGCTTCAGCGCCTGGCGCGGGCGGGCTGGCGGGCGGTGGCCATGGACGCCGGCCCGTTCTGGGATCCGGAACGCGACTGGGTCAGTGACGAGGCCGGTTCACACCACCTTTACTGGACCGAACCCCGGGTCATCGCAGGGAACGATCCGGTGCCCCTGGGCTCGAACAACTCGGGCCGGGGCGTGGGCGGGTCGATGGTCCACTACGCCGGGTACGTGCCCAGGTTCCATCCCAGCGACTTCCGCACCCGGACCCTGGACGGGGTGGGTGCCGACTGGCCCCTGCAATACCAGGATCTCAGGCACTACTACCAGGACATTGAGGAGGAACTGCCGGTGGCCGGGGAACACTGGCCCTGGGGTGACCCGCACGGCTACCCCCACAGCCCCCATCCCGTCTCCGGCAACGGCGAAATCTTTCAGCGCGGCGCCCTGGCCTGTGGCATTACCGCGAAAGTGGGTCCGGTGGCGATCACCAACGGCCGCTTCGGCAACCGGCCCCACTGCATCTACCGCGGCTTCTGCCTGCAAGGGTGCAAGGTCAACGCGAAAGCCTCACCGCTGATCACCCATATTCCCGATGCCCTGGCCCACGGCGCCGAGGTGCGCCCCGATTCCATGGTGACCCGTGTCGACGTCGATGCTCGAACCGGACTGGCCACGGGCGTGCACTACATGCGCGGGGGCGTGGCCCGTTTTCAGCGTGCCCGCATGGTCGCCGTTGCCGGCTACTCGATCGAGACCCCCCGCCTGTTGCTCAACTCCGCCTCCCCACGGTTTCCCGACGGGCTGTGCAACGACTTCGACCAGGTGGGCCGCTACCTCATGGTCCAGGGCGCGCCCCAGACCGCCGGTCGCTTCGACGCCGAGGTGCGGATGTGGAAGGGTCCGCCACCAGAAGTCAGCAGCGAGGAATTCTACGAAACTGACCCGACGAAACCCTATAAGCGCGGCTTCTCCATCCAAACCGTCTCGCCGCTGCCGATCACCTGGGCCGAACATGTCATGGCCCAAGGCCACTGGGGCCCCGCGCTGCGCAACTACATGAGCGACTACGTCCACTGGGCGTGTCTGGGAGCTTTGTGTGAATTCCTCCCCCAGGCCGGGAACCGGGTTACCCTCGCGAATGAGAGGGACCGGCATGGGCTGCCCGTGGCCCGTTTCAGCTATTCCCAAGGTGAAAACGACCGTGCCTTGATGACAGCAGCCCAGGAAAAGATGGAACTCATCCTCACCGCGGCCGGCGCCGATGACGTCATCACCATCAACCGCTACGCCCACCTGGTGGGTGGGGCCCGCATGGCCGGAACGCAGGAGGACGGCGTGGTCGACGCGGACTGCCGCAGCTTCGCCGTGGCGAACCTGCTCATCACCGATGGCAGTGTCCTGCCCACTCAGGGCAGCGCCAACCCGGCCCTGACCATCATGGCCGTCGCGGCCCGGGCCGCCGACCGGCTGCTCCTCAACGGGGGCCGGCGCCACTAA
- a CDS encoding thiamine pyrophosphate-requiring protein: MAKDKVSDYLLARLREWGVDHVFAFPGDGINGILTAFGRADNHPKFIQSRHEEMSAFEAVGYAKFSGRLGVCMATSGPGAIHLLNGLYDAKLDHVPVVAIVGQTAQSAIGGAYQQEVDLVTLFKDVAGDYVQLVTVPEQLPNVLDRAIRIALAERAPTAIIIPSDVQDLEYSPPTHAFKMVPSSLGVHWPTTTPGMEGIRAAAALLNAGTKVAMLIGSGARDAREEVQQVAEILGAGVAKALLGKDVLSDELPYVTGSIGLLGTRPSYELMMDCDTLLTVGSSFPYTQFMPEPGQARGVQIDIDAKMIGMRYAYETNIVGDAKTTLKALIPLLERKEERSWRETIEANVARWWETMEMEAAVEANPINPMRLFSELSRRLPENAIITADSGSSANWYARQLKFRGSMRGSLSGNLATMGPGVPYGIGAKFGCPDKPVIVFAGDGAMQMNGLAELITIKHYWQEWADPRLIIAVLHNNDLNQVTWEMRAMEGAPSFTQSQTLPDVPYAAFAELLGLQGFAVENPDELGPVWERALAADRPTVLDVRVDPDVPPIPPHATFEQALDSAKAVLKGDQNAWGFIREGVKTKLQEFLPHKDS; encoded by the coding sequence ATGGCAAAGGACAAAGTTTCAGACTATCTGCTGGCACGGCTGCGTGAGTGGGGTGTCGATCACGTCTTCGCATTCCCCGGCGACGGGATCAACGGCATCCTGACAGCGTTCGGGCGTGCGGACAACCACCCGAAATTCATCCAATCACGGCACGAGGAAATGTCCGCGTTCGAGGCCGTGGGCTACGCCAAATTCTCCGGGCGACTCGGTGTCTGCATGGCAACCTCGGGACCGGGGGCCATCCACCTCCTCAACGGCCTCTATGATGCGAAACTTGACCATGTCCCGGTGGTGGCCATCGTTGGACAGACCGCCCAATCAGCCATCGGCGGGGCTTACCAGCAAGAAGTGGACCTGGTGACATTGTTCAAGGATGTCGCCGGCGACTACGTACAACTGGTGACGGTCCCCGAACAACTCCCCAACGTTTTGGACCGGGCCATCCGCATCGCCTTGGCCGAACGGGCGCCCACCGCCATCATCATCCCCTCGGACGTGCAGGACCTGGAATACTCCCCACCCACCCACGCCTTCAAAATGGTGCCCTCCAGCCTCGGCGTGCACTGGCCCACCACCACCCCCGGCATGGAAGGGATCCGCGCAGCGGCGGCCCTGCTCAACGCCGGCACCAAGGTGGCCATGCTCATCGGCTCCGGGGCACGGGACGCCCGCGAAGAAGTGCAGCAGGTCGCCGAGATCCTCGGCGCCGGGGTGGCCAAGGCGCTGCTGGGCAAGGATGTCCTCTCCGACGAGCTGCCCTACGTGACAGGCTCCATCGGATTGCTGGGCACCCGTCCCAGCTACGAACTCATGATGGATTGCGACACACTGCTCACCGTCGGCTCAAGCTTCCCGTACACCCAGTTCATGCCCGAACCCGGCCAGGCCCGCGGCGTCCAGATCGACATCGACGCCAAAATGATCGGCATGCGCTACGCGTACGAGACCAACATCGTTGGCGACGCAAAAACCACGCTCAAGGCACTGATCCCCCTGCTGGAACGCAAGGAAGAGCGGTCCTGGCGGGAAACCATCGAAGCGAACGTCGCCCGGTGGTGGGAGACCATGGAGATGGAAGCCGCAGTGGAAGCCAACCCCATCAACCCCATGCGCCTGTTCTCTGAACTTTCACGTCGGCTGCCGGAAAACGCCATCATCACAGCAGATTCCGGGTCATCGGCCAACTGGTATGCCCGGCAGCTGAAATTCCGTGGCAGCATGCGCGGCTCCCTCTCGGGCAACCTTGCCACGATGGGTCCCGGCGTGCCCTACGGCATTGGTGCCAAGTTCGGCTGCCCGGATAAGCCGGTGATTGTTTTTGCCGGCGACGGCGCCATGCAAATGAACGGCCTGGCGGAACTGATCACCATCAAGCACTACTGGCAGGAATGGGCCGACCCCCGGCTGATCATCGCCGTCCTGCACAATAACGACCTGAACCAGGTCACCTGGGAGATGCGTGCCATGGAAGGGGCACCGTCCTTTACCCAGTCGCAAACACTCCCGGACGTCCCCTACGCTGCGTTCGCGGAACTTCTGGGCCTGCAGGGATTTGCCGTGGAGAACCCGGATGAGCTCGGCCCGGTGTGGGAACGGGCGCTGGCAGCGGACCGCCCCACCGTCCTGGACGTCCGGGTCGACCCCGATGTTCCGCCGATCCCCCCGCACGCGACCTTCGAACAGGCCCTCGACAGTGCCAAGGCCGTGCTCAAGGGCGATCAGAACGCGTGGGGTTTCATCAGGGAAGGCGTCAAGACCAAACTCCAAGAATTCCTGCCCCACAAGGACAGCTAG